From a region of the Nonlabens sp. Hel1_33_55 genome:
- a CDS encoding TRAP transporter substrate-binding protein has protein sequence MKIQYLLLLIPILLLSSCGGGEEEVTVLRLAHSLDTEHPVHKGMVVLGESLERKSGGKMKVQLYPNGQLGGERESIELLQIGSLDITKVSAGILENFIPEYKVFSIPYLFRDKQHSHDIYDGKVGRQILDQGEKFNLHGLTFYDAGSRSFYTKTDPINSPKDLQDMKIRVMKSNMAIEMIHDLGGAPTPISFGELYTALQQGVVDGAENNIPSFYTSKHFEVCKFLSIDEHTSLPDVLVIGTQTLARLSDQEKQWLQEAVLESKNAQRELWDISEKESLEKVIESGVKVNYPEKQSFRQATKEMLEIFNENPNMKKLVQSIQEN, from the coding sequence ATGAAAATCCAATATTTATTATTGCTTATTCCTATACTACTTTTAAGTAGCTGTGGCGGCGGCGAGGAAGAAGTTACCGTATTGAGACTAGCGCATAGTCTGGATACAGAGCATCCTGTTCATAAGGGTATGGTCGTTCTGGGAGAAAGCCTCGAGCGAAAATCTGGCGGGAAAATGAAGGTGCAACTGTATCCCAATGGACAACTGGGCGGCGAACGCGAGAGCATCGAATTATTACAAATAGGCAGCCTTGATATAACTAAGGTTAGTGCTGGTATTTTAGAGAACTTTATCCCTGAATATAAAGTCTTTAGTATTCCATATCTATTTAGAGACAAACAACACAGCCACGATATTTATGATGGGAAAGTAGGTAGGCAGATTCTTGACCAAGGAGAAAAATTTAACTTACACGGTTTGACTTTTTATGACGCCGGAAGCCGTAGTTTTTATACCAAGACAGATCCTATAAACTCCCCAAAAGATCTTCAGGACATGAAGATTAGAGTCATGAAAAGTAATATGGCAATAGAAATGATTCATGATCTGGGCGGTGCTCCAACACCTATTTCTTTTGGTGAATTATACACGGCATTGCAACAAGGGGTTGTCGATGGTGCTGAAAATAATATTCCAAGTTTTTATACATCAAAGCATTTTGAAGTCTGTAAGTTTTTGAGCATTGACGAGCACACCTCGTTACCAGACGTTTTAGTAATAGGAACTCAAACCTTGGCAAGGTTGAGCGATCAAGAAAAGCAATGGCTACAAGAAGCTGTGTTAGAATCCAAAAACGCGCAGCGCGAACTTTGGGACATTTCTGAAAAAGAGTCCCTTGAAAAAGTCATCGAGAGTGGTGTAAAAGTCAACTACCCAGAAAAACAGTCCTTTAGACAAGCTACTAAGGAAATGCTTGAAATTTTTAATGAGAATCCAAATATGAAAAAATTGGTTCAATCTATTCAAGAAAATTAA
- a CDS encoding TRAP transporter small permease: protein MRKVVVNIVGKVCLTVLIIMLCAVIWQVFSRFILQSPSTATDEISSFALIWVGLLGAAYATGEHLHLAIDLLPEKMVNKNIAFFDGFVYLSVFVFSLCVMIIGGARLCQLTFQFEQTSASLGLPLGFIYLIVPISGVLICYFSLDSFFVKIKSQKAS from the coding sequence ATGAGAAAAGTAGTAGTCAATATAGTAGGCAAAGTGTGCCTTACCGTGCTTATCATCATGCTATGCGCTGTGATCTGGCAGGTATTTTCTCGCTTCATACTACAGTCACCCAGCACAGCCACAGATGAGATTTCTAGTTTTGCATTAATCTGGGTAGGTTTGTTAGGTGCAGCTTATGCAACAGGAGAACATTTACATCTAGCCATCGATCTATTACCTGAAAAAATGGTAAATAAGAATATCGCTTTCTTTGATGGGTTTGTGTATTTAAGCGTGTTTGTTTTTTCTCTATGTGTGATGATTATAGGTGGCGCTAGATTGTGCCAGCTAACTTTTCAATTTGAGCAAACTTCAGCGTCTTTAGGATTACCCTTAGGTTTTATCTATTTGATAGTGCCTATTTCAGGTGTGTTGATCTGCTATTTTAGTCTTGATTCCTTCTTTGTCAAAATCAAATCCCAAAAAGCTTCTTGA
- a CDS encoding TRAP transporter large permease — protein MNYIEILILVLSFLIFLSFRVPIAYAIGLAAFATLIYSMPFLPSVTTLAQRMATSLDSFTLSAIPFFILAGQIMNRGGIAVRLINFAKAIVGPLPGGLAFVNIISCMLFGAISGSAVAAASAIGGFMNPMMEKDGYSKPFSAAVNITSATTGLIIPPSNVLIVYSLASGGVSIAALFIAGYVPGILLGLALMVVAAIYSIIKKYPTDKLVSFKTFLKRFFDALPSLMLLVVVIGGIVGGIFTATEASAVAVMYTVALGFIYKEIKIKDLAPILLETIKTSAIVLLLIATSIAMSWVMSYENIPQEISATLLGISENPVVILIIINLILLFVGIFMDMTPAVLIFTPIFLPIVTAMGMDPVHFGIIMILNLCIGLCTPPVGSVLFVGCSVADLKIQKVIKPMLPLFLAMIAVLVMITYFEDLTLWLPRVFDLID, from the coding sequence ATGAATTATATAGAAATACTCATTCTCGTTCTTAGCTTTTTGATCTTCCTATCTTTTCGTGTGCCTATTGCATACGCTATAGGTCTGGCAGCTTTTGCAACTCTTATTTACTCCATGCCATTTCTACCGTCAGTTACAACTCTGGCGCAGCGTATGGCTACATCACTTGATAGTTTTACGTTGAGTGCAATCCCGTTTTTTATCCTTGCAGGACAAATTATGAATCGTGGAGGTATCGCGGTGCGTCTTATCAATTTTGCCAAAGCGATTGTAGGACCACTTCCTGGTGGTCTAGCTTTTGTAAACATTATCTCCTGTATGTTGTTTGGAGCGATTTCAGGTAGTGCGGTGGCTGCAGCTAGTGCGATAGGTGGATTCATGAATCCTATGATGGAAAAAGATGGTTATAGCAAACCATTTTCTGCAGCGGTAAACATAACTAGTGCTACAACAGGTTTGATCATTCCGCCTAGTAATGTGTTGATCGTTTACTCGCTGGCAAGTGGTGGTGTTTCTATCGCTGCTTTATTTATTGCGGGTTACGTCCCTGGAATTTTATTAGGTCTTGCACTAATGGTTGTTGCAGCTATCTACTCCATAATCAAAAAATACCCTACCGATAAACTAGTCAGTTTCAAAACATTTTTGAAACGCTTTTTTGATGCTTTGCCTAGCCTTATGCTACTTGTAGTAGTAATAGGAGGAATAGTTGGCGGAATCTTTACGGCAACTGAAGCCAGTGCCGTCGCCGTCATGTATACGGTTGCTCTTGGCTTTATTTACAAAGAAATAAAGATAAAGGACCTTGCTCCTATTCTTCTAGAAACCATCAAAACCAGCGCTATTGTACTATTGTTGATTGCAACATCCATAGCTATGAGCTGGGTAATGTCTTACGAAAACATACCACAAGAGATAAGCGCAACTTTATTGGGAATAAGTGAGAATCCAGTTGTGATACTAATAATTATCAATTTGATATTGTTGTTTGTTGGAATTTTTATGGACATGACTCCAGCGGTTTTGATCTTCACTCCTATTTTCTTACCTATTGTAACCGCAATGGGCATGGATCCAGTACATTTTGGAATTATAATGATCCTGAATCTATGTATCGGTCTATGTACGCCGCCAGTAGGCTCTGTGTTGTTCGTAGGCTGTAGTGTTGCAGATCTAAAAATCCAGAAAGTGATTAAACCCATGCTGCCGCTATTTCTCGCAATGATTGCGGTTTTAGTGATGATCACATATTTTGAAGATCTTACCTTATGGCTACCACGAGTATTTGACTTAATCGACTAG
- a CDS encoding bifunctional 4-hydroxy-2-oxoglutarate aldolase/2-dehydro-3-deoxy-phosphogluconate aldolase yields the protein MNIESFISRTDQHKIVPVFYHKDLQTSIDVVNASYDGGVRTFEFVNRGSNAAEIFKALIEQKDKWPDLEIGIGTIYDLDTAKKFIDLGAAFVVSPCLVEDVATYCRDQQVAYIPGIATIKEAFNATQLDCKMIKIFPANVIGSAFAKAITSVLSELAIMPTGGIEPSTDGLREWFDAGVNCVGMGSQLFEKNKISNKDYKGLSNDIAEAIKNANLIKK from the coding sequence ATGAATATTGAATCCTTTATTTCCAGAACTGATCAGCATAAGATCGTACCAGTTTTTTATCACAAAGACTTACAAACATCTATAGATGTAGTTAATGCATCCTATGATGGTGGTGTTAGAACCTTTGAGTTTGTAAATCGCGGATCAAATGCGGCTGAAATATTCAAGGCGCTTATTGAACAAAAAGATAAATGGCCTGATCTAGAAATAGGAATAGGAACCATTTATGATTTGGATACTGCAAAGAAATTTATCGATCTAGGTGCTGCTTTCGTAGTATCGCCATGCTTGGTAGAAGATGTTGCTACTTATTGTAGAGATCAACAAGTTGCTTATATTCCTGGGATCGCAACCATTAAGGAGGCTTTCAACGCTACTCAATTGGATTGTAAAATGATCAAGATTTTTCCTGCAAATGTGATAGGTTCCGCTTTCGCGAAAGCGATAACATCAGTATTATCTGAACTTGCCATCATGCCTACTGGTGGAATCGAACCATCAACCGATGGACTCAGGGAATGGTTTGACGCAGGCGTCAATTGTGTGGGCATGGGAAGCCAGTTATTTGAAAAAAACAAGATTAGTAATAAAGACTATAAAGGATTGTCGAACGATATAGCTGAGGCAATCAAAAATGCCAATCTTATTAAGAAGTAG
- a CDS encoding sugar kinase, with protein MNQKVVTLGEVLMRLTVPNNKRLFQTVNFDVNFGGSEANVGVSLAHMGLKNTHITALPKSDLGERVERFLKMNNVGSEGIVRKEGRLGIYFLECGVMQRPSRIVYDRFDTTFAYLKEDEVDWDIVFEDANWFHYSGITPAISQSAADVTLRALKEAKKRGVQTSGDINYRRNLWQYGKQPLDIMPGLVEHTDYVVGGRVDLENCLGIHDDDWSRNCELVIEKYPNVKAFSKSIRVSHSASHNDLTVVMYKDGKLYTSKTYEMSNIVDRIGGGDAFMAGLIYGLLNLDDQQTVEYAVAASVLKHSTIGDVNLSSSEEVMHLVKGDNVGRLLR; from the coding sequence ATGAATCAAAAAGTAGTAACCTTAGGTGAGGTTCTCATGCGCCTTACCGTTCCCAACAATAAAAGATTATTTCAAACGGTCAATTTTGACGTAAATTTTGGAGGCTCTGAAGCTAATGTAGGTGTTTCACTTGCCCACATGGGTTTGAAAAACACGCATATTACCGCATTACCAAAGAGTGATTTAGGGGAACGGGTGGAGCGTTTTCTTAAAATGAATAATGTTGGAAGCGAGGGAATCGTTAGAAAAGAAGGACGGCTTGGTATATACTTTCTAGAATGTGGCGTTATGCAACGTCCATCAAGAATCGTTTACGATAGGTTTGATACCACTTTTGCTTATTTGAAAGAAGATGAAGTTGATTGGGATATTGTCTTCGAAGATGCCAATTGGTTTCATTATAGCGGTATTACTCCTGCCATTTCGCAAAGTGCTGCAGATGTAACACTTAGAGCTTTAAAAGAAGCTAAAAAACGAGGTGTTCAAACAAGTGGTGACATTAATTACAGGAGAAACCTATGGCAATATGGCAAGCAGCCATTGGATATAATGCCTGGTTTAGTAGAACATACAGATTATGTAGTTGGTGGTAGAGTTGATCTGGAAAATTGTTTGGGAATCCATGATGATGACTGGTCACGCAACTGTGAATTAGTGATAGAAAAGTATCCCAATGTAAAAGCCTTTTCCAAATCCATACGAGTATCACATTCGGCGTCTCACAATGATTTGACTGTGGTCATGTACAAGGATGGTAAGCTCTATACTTCCAAAACGTACGAAATGAGCAATATCGTTGATAGAATAGGTGGTGGAGATGCCTTCATGGCTGGATTGATCTATGGCTTATTAAACCTGGACGATCAACAAACTGTGGAGTATGCGGTAGCAGCATCCGTTTTAAAGCATAGCACCATTGGAGATGTGAATTTGAGTAGTAGTGAAGAAGTCATGCACCTAGTAAAAGGTGATAATGTAGGTCGCCTTTTAAGATAA
- the folE gene encoding GTP cyclohydrolase I FolE — MPYRVFEEYNIKVTDDIREKYKSVITDLGEDVEREGLLKTPERAAKAMQFLTSGYDQDAAKVLKSAMFAEDYNDMVIVKDIELYSLCEHHMLPFFGKAHIAYIPDGHIVGLSKIPRIVDIFARRLQVQERLTHDILECIHQTLKPKGVAVVIEASHMCMMMRGVQKQNSSTTTSGFRGQFEKVETRSEFLHLISSDLH, encoded by the coding sequence ATGCCCTACCGAGTATTTGAAGAGTACAATATCAAAGTAACAGATGACATCCGTGAGAAATATAAAAGTGTCATTACAGATTTAGGTGAAGATGTAGAACGAGAAGGATTATTAAAGACTCCTGAAAGAGCAGCAAAAGCCATGCAGTTTCTAACCAGCGGTTACGATCAAGATGCTGCAAAGGTGTTGAAGAGCGCCATGTTTGCAGAAGATTATAACGACATGGTTATTGTAAAAGACATAGAACTTTATTCCTTGTGTGAACACCACATGCTTCCTTTTTTTGGAAAAGCGCACATTGCCTACATTCCTGATGGACATATTGTTGGTCTTTCCAAAATACCTCGTATTGTAGATATTTTTGCACGTAGACTACAAGTTCAAGAACGTCTGACCCATGATATACTTGAATGCATTCACCAAACCCTAAAACCAAAAGGAGTCGCTGTAGTAATTGAAGCGTCCCATATGTGTATGATGATGCGTGGTGTTCAAAAGCAAAACAGCTCCACGACCACGAGTGGTTTTAGAGGACAGTTTGAAAAGGTGGAAACCAGATCAGAGTTTCTTCATCTTATTTCTAGCGACTTGCATTAA
- the msrA gene encoding peptide-methionine (S)-S-oxide reductase MsrA, with the protein MEAILAGGCFWCTEAVFQRVKGVSEVIPGFSGGNIKNPPYREVVQGRTGHAEAIKIIFDPEIVSFKELLQVFFATHDPTTLNRQGYDIGTHYRSAIFFTNEEQEKTARELIDNLNESGSFSNPIVTEVSAASGFYKAEDYHKDYYNNNREQGYCQVIIDPKIKKLMTGFKQLAI; encoded by the coding sequence TACCGAGGCAGTTTTTCAAAGAGTTAAAGGAGTGAGTGAGGTAATTCCTGGTTTTAGTGGTGGGAATATTAAAAATCCACCGTATCGAGAAGTGGTACAAGGAAGAACAGGTCATGCGGAAGCCATCAAAATTATTTTTGATCCTGAAATAGTCAGTTTTAAAGAGCTTCTTCAAGTTTTCTTTGCCACACACGATCCAACAACATTGAATCGTCAGGGTTATGATATAGGAACTCACTATCGCAGCGCTATATTTTTCACTAATGAAGAGCAGGAAAAGACCGCACGAGAATTGATCGACAACTTAAATGAATCTGGATCGTTTTCAAACCCTATCGTTACAGAAGTTTCTGCAGCCAGCGGATTTTACAAGGCAGAGGATTATCACAAAGATTATTACAACAACAATAGAGAGCAAGGTTATTGCCAAGTCATTATTGATCCTAAAATCAAGAAACTAATGACAGGCTTTAAACAACTTGCAATCTAG